One Camelus bactrianus isolate YW-2024 breed Bactrian camel chromosome 14, ASM4877302v1, whole genome shotgun sequence genomic region harbors:
- the RUBCNL gene encoding protein associated with UVRAG as autophagy enhancer — protein MVSQFAGCRDSPEDPWEGVSDDPGDTDGSPSLLDTDHTSCQSDIRFRRHRAAWINPQCVQLQDLPSQVPAVGDSESHVVGDAASPRGPSLLSAGDSLVETSLLKGTADSTGSCSAQGSGEKSGDFSLTSAGERAVLPGRGPQTSLFTSPKILAASPGPEADSAFFKPSHLTAPADEGAVHVSGRNVPLNSFSPEAFVLPVDVEKENAHFYVADMIISIMEKMKCDILSQLHAESWSTGEAGGSLGKDQVDPEVTFYTNVKQESGSSTSSDSGYEGCAVLQVSPVAETSTSYDVMQEDCKGDLDEFVIVELGEFSDITETCGCSCGSSKSVVYEPNFNSAELLAKELYGEFRKCWVSSGVNHPLAGSLNPAGSVVVDEEHLGKDFESSMDILEEIKLKSRIRGTEDWAPPRFQIIFNVHPPLKRDLVVAAQNFLCAGCGTPIEPRFVKRLRYCEYLGRYFCDCCHSYEESCLPARVLRLWDFRKCYVSNFSKRLLDGIWHQPIFNLRNSSHSLYTKAKELDRVRELQEQLFHVKKLLKTCRFAESALQEFEQVPGHLTDELHLFSLEDLVRVKKGLLAPLLKDILKVSLAHVAGCELCQGKGFICEFCRSTAVIFPFQTATCRRCSACRACFHKQCFQSSECPRCARIRARRRLSESLPSAAT, from the exons ATGGTATCACagtttgcgggctgccgggactCTCCAGAGGACCCCTGGGAAGGGGTCAGCGATGACCCTGGTGACACTGATGGTTCGCCCAGCCTCCTGGACACTGACCACACCTCTTGCCAATCAGACATCAGGTTCAGGAGGCACAGGGCTGCCTGGATTAACCCCCAGTGTGTGCAGCTGCAGGATCTGCCCAGCCAGGTGCCAGCAGTGGGAGACAGTGAGAGCCACGTTGTGGGGGACGCCGCCTCTCCCCGGGGCCCTTCACTGTTGTCTGCAGGGGACTCCCTGGTGGAGACATCACTGCTGAAGGGCACTGCGGACTCCACAGGCAGCTGCTCTGCCCAGGGCTCAGGAGAGAAGAGCGGGGACTTCTCTCTTACCTCAGCGGGAGAGCGGGCCGTGCTCCCAGGACGCGGTCCTCAGACGTCTCTGTTCACAAGCCCCAAGATTTTGGCCGCTTCCCCAGGTCCTGAGGCCGACAGTGCTTTTTTCAAGCCTTCCCACCTGACAGCTCCCGCTGATGAAG GTGCTGTTCACGTCAGCGGAAGAAACGTCCCTTTGAATTCCTTCTCCCCAGAGGCATTCGTGCTCCCTGTCGATGTTGAAAAG gaaaaTGCCCACTTTTATGTTGCCGATATGATTATATCAATCATGGAGAAAATGAAGTGTGATATTCTGAGTCAGCTGCACGCAGAGAGCTGGAGTACGGGAGAGGCTGGTGGGTCACTTGGGAAAGATCAAGTAGACCCTGAAGTGACCTTTTACACCAACGTGAAGCAGGAATCTGGGTCTTCCACTTCGTCGGACAGTGGCTACGAAG gTTGTGCTGTGTTACAGGTCAGCCCAGTGGCTGAAACATCTACTTCCTATGATGTGATGCAGGAGGACTGCAAAGGTGACTTGGATGAATTCGTTATCGTAG AGCTTGGAGAGTTTAGCGACATCACAGAGACCTGTGGATGTTCCTGCGGCTCCTCTAAGAG TGTTGTTTATGAGCCAAACTTCAATTCTGCTGAGCTACTCGCCAAAGAGCTCTACGGAGAATTCCGGAAGTGCTGGGTGTCCTCAGGAGTTAACCATCCGCTGGCAGGCTCCCTGAATCCGGCCGGCTCAGTA GTTGTGGATGAAGAGCATCTTGGGAAAGACTTTGAATCCAGCATGGATATACTGGAGGAAATTAAACTGAAGTCGAGGATCAGAGGGACTGAAGACTGGGCGCCCCCAAGGTTTCAAATCATATTTAATGTTCATCCACCACTCAA GAGGGACCTCGTGGTAGCAGCCCAGAACTTCCTCTGCGCCGGCTGCGGAACTCCGATAGAACCTA GGTTTGTGAAGCGGCTCCGGTACTGCGAATACCTGGGCAGGTACTTCTGTGACTGCTGCCACTCGTACGAGgagtcctgcctccctgcccgGGTCCTCAGGCTGTGGGACTTCAGGAAATGCTATGTCAGCAACTTCTCCAAACGGCTGCTGGACGGCATCTGGCACCAGCCCATTTTCAATCTGCGGAACAGCAGCCACAGCCTCTATACGAAGGCCAAGGAGCTGGACAGAGTGAGG GAACTCCAGGAGCAGCTATTCCATGTCAAGAAGCTGTTGAAGACCTGCAGGTTTGCTGAAAG TGCGTTACAGGAGTTTGAGCAGGTGCCTGGACATTTGACTGATGAACTCCACCTGTTCTCCCTGGAGGACCTGGTCAGGGTCAAGAAAGGGCTGCTGGCGCCCTTGCTCAAGGACATCCTGAAAGTTTCCCTTGCGCACGTGGCTGGCTGTGAG CTGTGTCAAGGAAAGGGCTTCATTTGTGAATTCTGCCGGAGCACAGCTGTCATCTTTCCATTTCAGACCGCCACATGTAGAAGATGCTCAG CATGCAGAGCCTGCTTTCACAAGCAGTGCTTCCAGTCCTCCGAGTGCCCCCGGTGTGCGAGGATCAGAGCGAGGAGAAGACTTTCGGAAAGTTTGCCCTCCGCAGCGACATGA